A region of Pempheris klunzingeri isolate RE-2024b chromosome 15, fPemKlu1.hap1, whole genome shotgun sequence DNA encodes the following proteins:
- the LOC139214041 gene encoding complement C1q and tumor necrosis factor-related protein 9-like, giving the protein MARRSRRRHKAQFSFSGTKTTGLPSLPLLAPRSSAFVCEPRQVRPSLEGVLGEAYKWIKASSTLLISTQILLQAMLRDSDGAMLQRLLGLLVLSSICSAMLVPNTTVEYSGEDPLTVHLPGTDEDDSTDTAERTPWAPVSRNFHAPPTWPSFDPGNSSRMLGSNLDIPLPPDMNICDMLMNSPQPLPFDELPPFCRCLGCKGTAGPKGDRGDQGPAGIPGSPGRRGMTGFPGRRGFTGSPGMKGQKGDMGEKGQSGSVGVSGMKGGRGFKGEKGDRGLEGPPGTQGPQGETGSCPASCESVQGPPGVQGPPGPAGGRGMPGVTGAKGVKGLSGDKGDMGRPGASGIDGQKGDQGEQGVCDCIDGVNGTDGRPGNDGAKGDKGNAGVKGVQGPMGLKGSKGSMGIIGAPGPCSPAITSAFTALANQSFPRPNFPVPFPIVLTNQNGHYNPLMGMYMAPVNGTYVFSYHLSVGLKALKVGLFHNFYPMVKTTEITDRSTTSQTVALHLYMGDQVWLQVKNDNTNGMISNGESSSSFSGYLLYPDSCDMPVGRHHLTWSVRTQGFGWNGPQDDSTTPPPQ; this is encoded by the exons GAGGTCACGTCGCAGACACAAGGCCCAGTTCTCCTTCAGCGGGACAAAGACGACAGGCCTGCcgtccctccccctcctcgcCCCCCGGTCCTCAGCCTTTGTCTGTGAGCCCCGGCAGGTGAGGCCGAGCCTGGAAGGAGTTTTGGGCGAGGCCTATAAATGGATCAAAGCCTCCTCGACGCTGCTCATCTCCACACAAATCCTTCTCCAGGCGATGCTGCGTGACTCGGACGGAGCG ATGTTGCAGAGGCTGCTGGGACTCCTcgtcctctcctccatctgctcAGCCATGCTGGTGCCAAACACCACAGTGGAGTACAGCGGAGAGGACCCCCTCACCGTCCACCTGCCCGGCACAGATGAGGACGACTCTACCGACACGGCGGAAAGGACCCCGTGGGCTCCGGTCAGCCGAAACTTCCACGCGCCCCCCACATGGCCGTCCTTCGACCCCGGAAACAGCTCCAGGATGCTCGGGAGCAACCTGGACATTCCCTTACCACCTGACATGAACATCTGCGACATGCTGATGAACAGTCCGCAACCGCTGCCCTTCGACGAGCTTCCCCCTTTCTGCCGCTGTTTAGGCTGCAAGGGCACCGCGGGGCctaaaggagacagaggagaccAGGGCCCAGCAG GTATACCTGGGAGTCctgggaggagaggaatgaCGGGCTTCCCCGGTCGTCGAGGATTCACAGGCTCTCCGGGGATGAAGG GTCAGAAGGGAGACATGGGGGAGAAAGGGCAGTCCGGCAGCGTCGGTGTCTCCGGGATGAAGGGTGGACGAGGCTTCAAAG gAGAAAAAGGGGACCGAGGACTGGAGGGTCCCCCGGGAACACAGGGCCCACAGGGAGAGACGGGCTCATGCCCCGCCTCCTGCGAAAGTGTCCAGGGTCCACCGGGCGTACAAGGTCCCCCTGGACCAGCTGGAGGCAGAGGCATGCCTGGGGTCACTGGAGCTAAGGGAGTCAAAGGTTTAAGTGGCGATAAAGGTGACATGGGTAGACCTGGTGCCTCCGGGATTGACGGCCAGAAGGGAGATCAAGGTGAGCAGGGGGTGTGCGACTGCATTGATGGAGTAAATGGCACTGATGGGAGGCCAGGAAACGACGGGGCTAAAGGGGACAAAGGCAACGCTGGTGTCAAGGGTGTACAAGGCCCCATGGGGCTAAAAGGCAGCAAGGGCAGTATGGGTATCATAGGGGCGCCCGGGCCCTGCTCCCCGGCCATCACATCGGCATTTACCGCACTTGCCAACCAGTCGTTTCCTAGGCCTAACTTTCCTGTTCCTTTCCCAATTGTCCTTACCAACCAGAACGGGCATTACAACCCACTTATGGGCATGTACATGGCCCCCGTCAACGGCACCTACGTCTTCTCCTACCACCTGTCAGTCGGCCTAAAGGCCCTTAAAGTCGGCCTGTTCCACAACTTCTACCCTATggtgaaaacaacagaaattaCCGACCGGTCCACCACCAGCCAGACTGTTGCCCTCCACCTGTACATGGGGGATCAGGTGTGGCTGCAGGTGAAGAACGACAACACCAACGGCATGATCAGCAACGGGGAGAGCAGCAGCTCGTTCTCCGGGTATCTGCTGTACCCCGACTCCTGCGACATGCCTGTGGGCCGACATCACCTGACCTGGTCCGTGCGTACGCAAGGGTTCGGCTGGAATGGCCCTCAAGACGACTCCACCACCCCCCCGCCACAGTAG
- the saga gene encoding S-arrestin a, whose product MSSKSIVFKKICKDKSVGVYMGKRDFVDRVDSVDPVDGVIIIDPEALQGRKVFVTLACTFRYGRDDMDVMGIAFRRELFLSTRQVYPPLQDRDKGIHTKTQARLLRKLGDNAYPFFFEFPDNLPCSVALQPAPNDVGKQCAVEFEIKAFSAESQDAKIKKRSTVSLMLRKVQYAPDCEEVPPTVESSKEFSISDKPLYVKASLDKEMFYHGEVIHVHVTVKNNCSKTVKNIILSVDQIATVVLYSNDSYVKCVALEEPGDSVATGATLEKTYKLLPVLANNRERRGIVLDGKLKHEDTNLASSSIVKEGVLKEVLGILVSYRVMVKLTVGGMMGMGASEVGVELPFKLMHPKPDSVKESEVEEELVFQEFKRSYLKGMKDEDEDGNVSGGDEMAPTEK is encoded by the exons ATGAGTTCAAAAAGCATCGTTTTCAAGAAGATTTGCAAAGACAAGTCG GTCGGAGTCTACATGGGGAAGAGGGACTTTGTGGACCGTGTGGACTCTGTGGACCCAGTGG ATGGCGTCATCATCATTGATCCTGAGGCTCTGCAGGGGAGGAaag TGTTCGTCACCCTGGCCTGCACCTTCCGCTACGGCAGAGACGACATGGACGTGATGGGAATCGCCTTCCGCCGGGAGCTGTTCCTGTCGACCCGCCAGGTGTACCCTCCTCTGCAGGACCGCGACAAGGGAATCCACACCAAGACGCAGGCCAGGCTGCTGCGCAAGCTGGGGGACAACGCCTACCCGTTCTTCTTCGAG TTTCCTGACAACCTGCCTTGCTCAGTGGCTCTCCAGCCAGCGCCCAATGACGTCGGAAAG CAATGTGCCGTGGAGTTTGAGATCAAAGCGTTCAGCGCCGAGAGCCAGGACGCTAAAATAAAGAAACG GAGCACAGTGTCGCTGATGCTCAGGAAGGTCCAGTACGCTCCGGATTGCGAGGAAGTGCCGCCCACTGTGGAGAGCTCCAAGGAGTTCTCCATATCGGATAAACCGCTGTATGTCAAGGCCAGTCTGGACAAAGAG ATGTTCTACCACGGCGAGGTCATCCACGTGCACGTCACCGtcaaaaacaactgcagcaaaACCGTGAAGAACATCATCCTCTCTG TGGACCAGATCGCCACGGTGGTGCTGTACTCCAATGACAGCTACGTCAAGTGTGTGGCCCTCGAGGAACCTGG AGATTCAGTGGCCACTGGAGCGACCCTGGAGAAAACCTACAAGCTGCTGCCTGTGCTGGCCAACAACAGGGAGAGGCGGGGCATCGTTCTGGACGGCAAACTGAAGCACGAAGACACCAACCTGGCGTCATCCAGCAT CGTCAAGGAGGGCGTGCTGAAGGAAGTCCTGGGGATCTTGGTTTCATACCGAGTCATGGTGAAGCTCACCGTCGgagg GATGATGGGAATGGGAGCCAG CGAGGTCGGCGTGGAGCTTCCCTTCAAACTGATGCATCCTAAACCTGATTCAG TGAAGGAGAG tgaggtggaggaggagctggtgtTCCAGGAGTTCAAGCGCTCCTACCTGAAGGGGATGAAGGACGAGGACGAAGATGGAAACGTGTCGGGTGGTGATGAGATGGCGCCCACAGAGAAGTAG